The DNA region AGTATCAAACCCAAATTTTCCTAAAACTTGGTTAGCCATTGGCTTGTTACCCCCTTTAGGCTTGTATCCAGGAGGATAGCCATGGAACTTATAACACTTATCTGCTATATGCCCAGTAAAGCCACAGTAAGTACAAACAGGTCATTCCTTCTTTCCTTTCCCACCACCTTTGTTATGACCTTGATTTCCTCGAAAAGATCTATTTTTATTCACATACATTGCCACAACATCCAACTGTTGAACCATATTAACAGTATTTCCTATACtcattcttttctcttcttgcaaaatcaAAGAACACACTTTGCTAAGAGAAGGAAAAGGATCAATGAGCAAGATTTTGCCTAATGAGGTTTCCATAACTATCATTTAAGCCCATTAAGAAGCGAAATACATGTTCTTTATGATGTGCATCTAACTAAGATGACTTAGAACCACAAACACATGCACAAGTGCTAATTGTGAAAGTTTGATAATTGACAAATTCATCCCACAAAGTCTTGAATTTGGTAAAAGAGTAACTCACCGAGAGTGAACCTTGAACCAAGTGTGAAATCTCCTTTTGAAGCTCAAACAATCTTGGTGTATTTTCCTGAGACAGCTTATCTTTAAGATCAATCCACAAGTCTTTTGCAAAATTGATGTACATCACACTTGCCTTGAGGTCAGGACTAAGTGAAATGGTCAACAATGAAAGGATTGTAGTATTGCATCTACTCCAAGAATTGAACAAAGGTGAGGTTGGATCTAGCTCTAGAATTTAACCATTCACGAATCCAAACTTGTTTCTTGCACTCAAGGCCAAAAACACAGATTTTGCCCAACTCGTGTAATTCTCAAGACCAGTGAGAGGTTGGGATGTGAGAATTAAACCAAGATTCTTGTTTGCTGGTAAAAAGAAAGGATTATTAGCAAATTCATCTGCCATTACTGCACTTGTAGGTGGTACAGTTGAAGAAGAAGGCACGCTTGATGAATCGGAAGCCATGAAAACTAAGAAAAGATctaattcaaaaagaaaactttgtttgggaggaaggaaaatgaaagaaaatatgctctgataccatgtaaaAGAACAGAAAATCACAGAAAGCTTGGAGAGAACTTCGGGAGAAAAGAAACTTGCATTTACTGATCAAGAAAATTGTTACAGAATCAGTTACAAAATAATTAGCTTAGAACTACTTATATACATGAAAAACAGAGATTCAAAAATGGCGCCTAAAATCCATAACTAACTCTCAAACTATCTACCAATGATACAATGACATCTAGCAGAATAAGTAATTAACTCTCCACCAATTCAAACGTTGCGTTTAaccctttcctttcttttgcttctttgccGTTTTACACTTAAACTCTTTGTCACTGTTGTCCAACTGCTCCTTCATTGTTTGTCGTTTAACTGCCATttcagtttcaaaaaaaaatgttactaaaAATCCGTACAAATCAAACAAGACTTGCACCTGGACAAAAAGACCCTATGAAATTTTACTGTTCATAAGTGCAGAATTTAAGATAAAGAGAATTTAATATAAAGTAGACCAAGAGTAAGCTAACTCAAGGATAAAAACTACTTAAAGATGTGCAGAAAAGTAAATTTGAGGCTAAGTTAAACTAAATAAGACTTAATTGTGGAAAGTTAAAAACATTGGAAGGAAACTTACTTTTATTAATTCAACAATCCAATTAACTACCATCAAGACTACAACACTAGAAGGAAAATACAATGATAAGCAAGAAGAATTTGGGTATCCTTGGTGGTAAAGATCCcttcttctaaaataaaaaccttattTATGTCTGAGACTCGACAggtattaatatttataatccattaAAAATGTGCCATTTCTATTTCCTTTTAATGCCTTAGCCATTTtaagaataatcaaataaataatagtaaataaataagacaGGAAAATAGCAGGCAAAAGGTTTaagcaaattgaaaaaaaagtttctatttGGCTTATTGGGCCACTCAATTCAATAGGTCTGgattttgttgctaaaattaTACAGAAATGAAATGTTTGCTGGTTGTTTTATCTGTACATATGAGCACAAACTCATAGTTATATAGCACTGGGATAAGCTCTATTTGCAGCTGACAATAGGTTCATTGTGCAGCATAAGTTGGTGCTTTGGCATATTCTATCAGCTATGGCTAACATTAGTCAAAACCTAGTTGGAAGCTTACAATGCGGGTATCTCTACTTTCACGGCGGTCACATCAATATGATTGTCCCCCAAGTAATTGATCCACATCTTTAAATCAAGATGTTGATATGATTAAATCACTTTGAATGATCTCTTAACTTCACACATCTAGGGGTGTGCATGGCTCAGGTTAGATCGggttaagaaaattttttaatctaaCCCACCAtgatgggttaaaaaaaattcaactcatTACATAAGTCCAATTCAACCCACATGGGTCGGATTGGGCtaggttgaacccatgggtttgataatttttttttattactattattattaaattgagcagaaaaaaaaaatatcacaccTGCCACCTaagttgataaacaaaatatacattaatatatgaactaatatacattaatattggcttttatataggataggagGAAGAActacttatttaaaattttttattaattatataatatattttaatatatattaaatatatgggtgagTTGGGTCGGATTTGGcgagtttgaaattttataacccaaacccaacctgaTCCGCTATcagaaaaaattttgtaacccaACCTAACCATCAAGCCctaaaaaccaacccaacccaacggattgggttgggtcaggtcggTTTTGGTGGGTCTGCAGGTTGGCTGCACACCACTACATTTACTGAATTAAGTAtttcaagaatcaagtaatTGAAGTCTGAATTCTTGAGAAAATTCTAGTTGACATGctgtaaaattgtgcatttgTATAGGGTTTAGCTAAGTCTAATGCATTAATACATTGAACATATTGGGATGCGAATACCAATGCACTAAACACATTGAGATACGAATATTTATCCAAATTAGACATGTGTCCATGTTCCAACATGCCAATTACATTGATGTGCGGAACATAAACGGTCTATTTGCCTATACAAACATGTCAGTGTCACTGAAATGAGCAAGTAACATGTTTGATGCTTTTTGCAATTGTTCTGTCTGTGGTACATGGCCATCGAGCAACCACTCATGCAGATGAAACAGAGAGATAAGAACAATGCACTACTTGTACATAGAACACGGCTTAATTAATGGCCAATGCTCTCTCATCCGCAAGTGGTCCAAAAGAAGtgctcttctcttcttcttctacttctctTTTTTGTCAGATTTTGTATGACATGAACCTTCTGCCTTTTCTTCCCAAGTTTAGCACCGTAGGGCGGCAAAAAGGCCACTGGATAACAGAAGCTAGTCTAAAACTATCAACATTGTGAACCttattccattaaaaaaaaaaaaaaattgtgaaccTAATCAAGTACAGGATCATAACTTGTAAAcctaccaaaataaaatttatttctcaaaaattgatGTTTTCTTGTCTGAGAACACTATTCTATATATCTCTTTAAAAAGAGGGTATACAAACTAGTGTGTGGGTTTGTTATACCCTTAGTcaggaaatttttttcttttttaatgtttttattttcaaattcttttagatataaaagaatattatataagtgtgtttttttattttgaattttttttagatgtaaAGGAATATtatatagggttttttttttttttttttcccatcgaATCACATGTTATGCACTCTATGACTTGTAAGGCACAAGAATAGAATATGAAACACTTTTGTCAAATAAGAGATCTAAGTTTTAAACTCATCTACATCCATCAATTGGTATTTTAGTCTAatgattattatatatattttactctctcttctttttctttttttggttggaagTGACATATACCACCTCAATGCTAAGTTTTCACATGTTACTTTTGATATTGCATATAAATAATTACCACGTAGGCAAGCTTGTTGgatattataataatttgttttaatgaTCTGATGGTTGGCGGTTGTGAGATTTAAACTTAAATTTCTTTgtagaaaacattaaaaaatgctAGTTGAGGCGCAAGATTCCTAATAATGTTATAATCACAATTACTTCATGTTCATCTACAACttgtaattactttttttgagataaaagatagaaactTGTAATGACTAATAAGCTGCTGAACCACAAAACTTAAGAAAAAATTCAGCTACTGTGTATAACATgctacaagcccaaaaaaaaattgcctatTTGGACGTGGCCAATTAGCTCATGATAACTTGGGCTGCAATGCTGGTTAAGTAAGACCTAACTTTTGTGGGATAACAGATAAATTTCAGGAAGGCTTGGCCGCTTGGGTCATATCCACTCCCCGTCAGGCCCACAATCTTGGCCCAAAAATGAGCTGATTAGGAGGGAAGGAAAGACCATTTAAATAAGATTCACTGGaacagaagaaaaaacaaagagaattttctatttttttggataaatattaataatttttatttattaaaatttagaaacatttttttatttaaaaataaataaataaaaatgataaactttagagataaaaataaataaaaatgctaaattttagggaataaaaTTATGAAcgcgaaggaaaaaaaaaatcttaaattttaagagttctctttttaaattcaaaatgaaattcgttatttgatatttatgactctatttttaaaagaaattaccCTTCATTAATAAGGGTATTTTAAACTACATAAAAATCCAGTTCAAAGAAGTGAATCttcttataaatagtatagataaGTCAATTAAATTAAACTCATCCAAACacactattttattattattaaaagtcCAAAATTAGAAAAGTTGGAGTAAGGACATATTCTAGAGCAATTCCACTGTATCTAATTGAAGGAATTTTGTGGATGACTTTATAGCTGAATTAACACATTTTcatgctcaaaaaaaaattgtaagaatttagaaatatataaaacGCACATGCAATATTGAGCTAAAATAATACAGTTTtgtaataacaattttttttaatatctaaaatagaaattatactctagtctaatctaaatatatatgtgtatgaaactccTTCCATAATATAGTTATGTAACAACAGTTAATTGGGGGtgtttttttaaactattttccATCATTCAATATTGAAAAAGaatactccaaaaaaaaaaaagttttcttttaaatcaATTTGGAGGAATCCCTACTAAACCATTATGTGACAATTTATAAAATCAGTTTTGAGTAACTATAATGATGTGTTTTCTTACATAAGaatttaagattatttttttaatatttaagaatttataaaaatttaattggtAGTTTGAAAAAATCTGgagaattacaatttttatgaaCATCTCTCAATAGATAATTTTCAAGAATTGCGAAAATTCTAAATCCAACATTTTAGGTGAAAAATGCCAATGCTCACTTATCTTATTGTTGTGAGAATTACTAATGCGACtcataaaatcaaattaattttcacttttttcttcaaaagtaatcttataacaaaaaatagttttttttccagaagaaaataaataaaatgtatttttggtatttaaaaaattatatataattatcaaGTTATCCATTATTTAGTTACTTAACGAGAAAGTATAAGATCATCTTGTTTCTAactttttctataaataaattattaaaaaaatcatcttaAATATCATATATCAAACTAACATCACTATTAGTTTCTTTAAGactttctctcatctctctatgtgtgtgttaaaatacttagtattctaaaaaaaaaaaaaagtatagtatttataaaaaatagtatGTACCATggatttttttcatcttttaaatATAATGCTAATCAAAATATGAGAAAACTTAAATACAGTATATTTGTTGCTGTTCATTAGATTCTCctcttaaaactcaaaatttgtaattttggtgAATTTAAACTCTGAAGATTTAACTCAAGATTTAAAATTCTCAACAGCCACCCAAGACTGAAGAGAGTACAACATATGTCCTATCTCTATTTATTTACAGATCATGTAACACATCTCTGCAAATAtactttataatttattatattaataataaataaatttcactCTGCCTCAAGATTGGAACCGAAACAGACTCAGGACTGAAAATTTTcggaaataaaaaacaaaattttatagtatttttcaAACTAAGAATAACGTGTATTTCTTCTTAAAGTTTCCAACTTTCGCTCATTCTTTCCCACATGAATGCCGGTTTAAGTGCCTTTTCGTCCGTTATTCTGTTTATTCTCATTGGCTTTGAAAAaatgtcctctctctctctctctcttcttgtcccctctctctctcatcccttCCCCTAAACTTTCCTGCAAATTTTCAACAATTAGAAAGATTCCAATCtaataatatttctcataatAAGCCAGTTCACCATCTTTTTATGGTTAGTACTTCTTTCTCCTTGTCTTTTCTTTGACCACACGTttgtttctcaagaaaaaaaaagacattgagGCAAACAATGCATATTGAAAAGAAGACACAttttgcaattttctttttccttcttgtcATACAAGTTGATAGTTAAGGTTTTGTATTTGGTACTGAGATTGGTAATATGTACTTATGTACATTCTAAGACATCTGATAAAATTGGAACGATACAGAGAGATTGATAATGTGTCTAAATTGTTGGCTGGCAGGTTTGAAGAGGTGTAGAAAGTAGACCACATGGCATTCAAAGGGGATCATGCATATGATTATCTCTTCAAGATTGTTTTGATTGGTGACTCGGGTGTTGGGAAATCGAACATTCTTTCAAGGTTTACTCGAAACGAGTTCTGCTTGGAGTCTAAGTCCACCATTGGTGTTGAATTTGCAACTAGAACATTGCAGGTTGTTTTGGATTATAAATACATTTGAAAtgtgatttataattttttttattacccgTCCTTATGGTGGTTATTGATAACTCAGTAGAATGGTCCTGTAATATTGTTGGTTTTGtctgtatttttgtttttggtgaatGATTCTCTGTTTATTTCTTGGTAGAGTATTATTCGTTTACATTTACTTTGTTGCGTCACTGGTAATCTAGGGTTACAACCTTTTATAGTATAGGTGTGTGGATCATAAAAGTGtgtaggaattttttttctctcgaTAAATTTACTCACGAGTCACAAATCCTAGCCAACCTTCAGAGTCACTTCCCACCCCATATACTTATGAGTAAGAAAGAGCCATTTGTCCAAAGACAACCAGCAACATtcttgctttttatttattctaacTGGCATGtatgtttttggtgttttatTGACATTTGCTCTTCTCCTAGTAATTGAAACTTCAAAATCTTCAGCATGTATGTGTCAGACATGTAGGGGAAACCCCTACATTTGTTGTCTCAATGTGTtgggtgaaaaaagaaaaagaatcattTTATTGTAGAtatgtttttaaagattttgatgattgttgtttattttgattACTCAAAATGAACATAAATATGTCTGTAAATAAAATTTACCTAAAgatgttaattaattaattgtcatATTCACGTGtattaatttttcaagaatGTTCATGTCATTATATCTCATATTGTGTTGTGTCCATGTCCATCCTTCTTAGCTTGAATGAATTATTGGAGATTGGCCATTTTACTACTGTGATGGCTGTAAAATATGTTTGAATGAATTATTAGATGTAGGAACACACACTAAAGTGTAATTCTctgctcttctttttcttttttttttgggttttgaaaagTTGTATTGGTTTTTATCTGTGTCATGTTTGAACTGGATGAACTTAGTGTGATGTTGCCTTTCTCTTTTTCAGTTAAGAAACTGATGCCATGACATTGACTATATCTAAAGATTGAATGAACATATTTTTTGGTCACATAGATATGCACTCACATTTTAATAGAGAATTAGATATTTACAGCCTATAAGCTGTTGGAGAAACTTGATGTTGGATGTGCAGAAAAATGATGGGAATAAATATTCCTTTTCTTCTGAATGCATCAAATGCAGTAGGGTGTAATGTATATTTGCAattatgccttattttctcaCTAGTTGTCTTGTGCCCAAACAAGAGCAATGGGAAACAGGAATTAGTTACTGCTTGAGGCTGTTTTCTACTCTCTCATTGAACTATGACTAGCTAGTTTCTTCTTCCTTTGCAGGAGTGTTGTGTGCATGTGTGTCTTTTCAATCTGCATTATTAGCTGTCTGTATGGGACCAAACTTTCAATATATCTTTTCAATCTGCATTATTAGCTGTCTGTATGGGACCAAACTTTCAAAATATCTTTTCAATCTGCACTAGTAGTTACTTCAAGAATACAAGCAGCCAACTCTAATTAGTATCAATAGCCGACCCCAAAATTTTGTGATTAAatttggtggttgttgttgtagtaGTAGTCACTTCAAGTTTATAATGTTCAGTTTGATGCAGATAGAGGGGAAGACAATTAAGGCACAAATATGGGACACAGCGGGTCAAGAGAGGTACCGAGCCATCACCAGTGCTTACTACAGAGGTGCTGTAGGTGCACTATTAGTCTATGACATAACCAAGAGGCAGACCTTTGAGAATGTGCAGAGGTGGCTCCGCGAACTGAGGGAACATGCAGACTCCAACATTGTCATCATGCTGGCTGGGAATAAGGCTGATTTGAATCATCTCAGAGCTGTCTCAGCAGCAGATGCTCAAGTCTTGGCTGAGAACGAAAGTCTATCTTTCCTAGAGACTTCAGCATTGGAGGCATTGAACGTTGAGAAGGCATTTCAGAccattttgtttgatatttaccATGTAATTAGCAAGAAGGCACTGGCAGCCCAAGAGGCAGCTTCCTCCACTGGACTTCCTCAGGGTACTACTATAAATGTTTCAAATCTTTCTGGTAATTTAACCAAAGGAACTTGTTGCACTAATTAACATGATATTTCTTCATAAAGAGGAAAAGGAGAAGCGCATGCATAGACAATTTGCTTCTTTTGTAACAAGACGTGAGGTATACTTTCTGCCTtctgtcatatatatatatatatatatatatatatatatatatatatatatatatatatatatatatatatattctctagAGGTCGTGTGAGAAGCAGATTTCTAGTTTGTAAGAACCATAGTTGAAGGTGAACTTGGAATGTCAGCAGTCTATTctcaagagagagaaatgggaaATTAGAGTCTCAGTATAGGCAGGGGATAGATGAAAGCATTGTAAGAGTAGTCTACTAGTTTCTCATTcttttgtttatcaaaaaaaaaagtttctcattcttttaaccttttttttaatgattattttgaCATTGTATGCTGGTTCTTATTCTTAATAAATCTCTCTTCCCCTGATTCTTCCATATGAATTCTGGAAAAAGTGATATGGTACTTGAGAATGCAATATGTTGTGAATGTTTTACTGCCCATGAATTGTTAATGGAACTTTCAAGAATGTGTGATGAATGTGGATTCTAATTAGTTCAATCGGCAAAATCTCTTATTGTTGAATAATTGATCTAAATTCAAATCTCACTTACACCAAATAGAAACCATTAATGTCAAACTAGAGGTTTCAAATCCTTTCATACCAAAGTACAAACAAGAATTTGTTATGAATATGTATGGTCTCCTTTCaagcttaaaaaaataacaaactcACTAAACTTCCTAACCAATCAGATAAGGCAGCTGGATTACAAAGCATGTGCAAAGCACAT from Castanea sativa cultivar Marrone di Chiusa Pesio chromosome 6, ASM4071231v1 includes:
- the LOC142641203 gene encoding ras-related protein Rab11C-like — protein: MAFKGDHAYDYLFKIVLIGDSGVGKSNILSRFTRNEFCLESKSTIGVEFATRTLQIEGKTIKAQIWDTAGQERYRAITSAYYRGAVGALLVYDITKRQTFENVQRWLRELREHADSNIVIMLAGNKADLNHLRAVSAADAQVLAENESLSFLETSALEALNVEKAFQTILFDIYHVISKKALAAQEAASSTGLPQGTTINVSNLSGNLTKGTCCTN